The following proteins come from a genomic window of Alosa sapidissima isolate fAloSap1 chromosome 20, fAloSap1.pri, whole genome shotgun sequence:
- the p2rx3a gene encoding P2X purinoceptor 3a, with translation MWRIITDFFTYETTKSVVVKSWLVGTINRFMQLLIIVYFVGWVFLHEKAYQTKDTGIESAVMTKVKGFGRYNNQVMDVADYVVPQQGTSVFCIITRLIMTHNQTQGLCPQYGKNYRCTHDSDCDKHLRSHLANGIFTGRCLTEDGQCEIEGWCPTENDTVQTEYMEEVENFTIFIKNSVRFALFDITRGNFPRTIDINCMYDPVGNPYCPVFRVGDILRYANESFSAIANKGGQIGIHIRWMCNFDQPVENCKPTFSFTRLDEAFEDNNVSKGYNFRFAKYYRSHDEEEYRTLYKAFGIHFDVMVSGNAGKFDVIPTLINIVAACTSVGLATVLCDIILLNFLRGAERYKAKKFEEVSDTDITAEVQSQSQSLQTIRNEGKISDDSGSFSNGRQRH, from the exons ATGTGGCGCATTATCACAGACTTCTTCACCTATGAGACAACTAAATCAGTGGTGGTCAAGAGTTGGCTGGTCGGAACCATCAACCGTTTTATGCAACTCCTCATCATTGTCTACTTTGTCGG TTGGGTATTTTTGCATGAGAAAGCTTATCAAACTAAAGACACTGGGATTGAATCAGCAGTCATGACCAAAGTCAAGGGATTTGGTCGGTACAACAACCAGGTGATGGATGTGGCAGACTATGTAGTTCCTCAACAG GGTACCTCAGTATTTTGCATCATTACCAGACTCATCATGACACATAACCAAACACAAGGGCTTTGTCCACAG TATGGCAAGAACTACAGATGCACCCATGACTCTGACTGTGACAAACATCTGAGATCACATCTGGCAAAtg GTATTTTTACAGGACGGTGTCTGACAGAGGATGGACAGTGTGAGATTGAAGGCTGGTGTCCCACAGAAAATGATACTGTCCAGAC ggAATATATGGAGGAAGTCGAGAACTTCACCATTTTCATTAAGAATAGTGTTCGCTTTGCCCTCTTTGACATCACCAG GGGGAACTTTCCTCGCACTATTGACATAAACTGTATGTATGATCCTGTTGGCAACCCTTACTGTCCAGTCTTCAGAGTGggagacatactcagatatgCAAATGAGAGCTTCAGCGCAATTGCTAATAAG GGTGGCCAGATTGGTATTCATATCAGATGGATGTGTAATTTTGACCAACCTGTGGAGAACTGCAAACCTACCTTCTCCTTCACAAGACTGGATGAGGCGTTTGAGGATAACAATGTTTCCAAAGGTTACAACTTCCG GTTTGCGAAATACTACAGGTCACACGATGAAGAGGAGTATCGTACACTCTACAAGGCCTTTGGTATCCACTTTGACGTTATGGTCTCTGGCAAT GCTGGAAAGTTTGACGTGATCCCAACACTTATCAACATAGTAGCAGCTTGCACCTCAGTAGGACTG GCCACTGTCCTCTGCGATATCATTCTTCTAAACTTTCTAAGAGGAGCAGAACGGTACAAGGCAAAGAAATTTGAGGAG GTCTCTGACACAGACATAACTGCTGAGGTCCAAAGTCAAAGCCAAAGCCTTCAAACAATCA